A window from Amblyomma americanum isolate KBUSLIRL-KWMA chromosome 7, ASM5285725v1, whole genome shotgun sequence encodes these proteins:
- the LOC144098569 gene encoding uncharacterized protein LOC144098569, translating to MHLLLLMAIVLVALVVVSLAVCFCYGLDTASCMAAFKLNSAAHSVAGLYNGYADPGVDNSGRNNASSSGATAPAERPSCPAEQGSSYSSTIELYDSTWQIKEPPPPRPPCRVKTSTHRTQGGDRDCKAPRSYVGDILEGDIVHGQVTLEKLDSGCSSSSMLFMEPRDKMNGALPCARFAGAAVSLPSVLKGGSWNRRHSCSPYTDLDAADCFRLEMRSCSLLEESTRGRQVSPIGS from the coding sequence ATGCACTTGCTCCTTCTGATGGCCATTGTACTCGTCGCGCTCGTCGTGGTGAGCTTGGCGGTCTGCTTCTGCTACGGACTCGACACAGCTTCCTGCATGGCAGCCTTCAAGCTCAACTCCGCCGCCCACAGCGTGGCGGGACTGTACAACGGCTACGCCGATCCTGGGGTGGACAACAGTGGACGTAATAACGCCAGTTCCTCCGGGGCCACTGCTCCCGCGGAGAGACCCAGCTGCCCAGCCGAGCAGGGCTCCTCTTATTCGAGCACCATCGAGCTGTATGACAGCACGTGGCAGATTAAAGAGCCTCCACCTCCTCGCCCCCCGTGTCGCGTGAAGACATCCACCCATCGCACCCAGGGCGGAGACCGTGACTGCAAGGCTCCTCGGAGTTACGTTGGAGACATCCTCGAAGGAGACATTGTGCACGGACAGGTGACGCTGGAGAAGCTCGACTCTGGTTGCAGCAGCTCTTCGATGCTGTTCATGGAGCCCCGGGACAAAATGAACGGCGCGTTGCCCTGTGCGAGGTTTGCGGGCGCTGCTGTGTCTCTGCCCAGCGTCCTCAAGGGCGGCAGCTGGAACCGCAGGCATTCGTGTTCGCCTTACACTGACCTGGACGCTGCCGACTGTTTCCGCTTGGAGATGAGGTCCTGCAGCCTCCTGGAAGAAAGTACTCGTGGCCGCCAAGTGTCGCCCATCGGTTCGtga